In Triticum aestivum cultivar Chinese Spring chromosome 5B, IWGSC CS RefSeq v2.1, whole genome shotgun sequence, the following proteins share a genomic window:
- the LOC123117814 gene encoding uncharacterized protein, whose translation MASVNIIILAVSALLFSSVLALYLPTAACARHDAVLNPKDGLNSAGGLHHVVVSGAGKAGPVTGAGGGSGPTTAEMRADDADAEMQGLLETDYAWRWGKRPRTPPSRSK comes from the exons ATGGCTAGTGTCAACATTATTATCCTTGCTGTGTCCGCCTTGCTCTTCTCCTCGGTGCTCGCACTCTACCTTCCCACCGCCGCCTGCGCTCGCCACG ACGCCGTGCTCAACCCCAAAGATGGCCTGAACTCTGCAGGAGGACTGCATCACGTGGTGGTTAGTGGCGCGGGGAAGGCTGGCCCCGTAACTGGCGCCGGCGGCGGGTCAGGGCCTACAACGGCGGAGATGCGCGCGGACGATGCGGACGCTGAGATGCAAGGCCTGCTCGAGACGGATTACGCCTGGAGGTGGGGGAAGCGACCGCGCACCCCGCCATCGAGGTCGAAATGA